From a region of the Limnochordia bacterium genome:
- a CDS encoding DUF1080 domain-containing protein has protein sequence MRKLSAYMVAAAVLVLLSTALVFGASLPYEIDFSREADGTLPVGWYPLTGDWQVVDGTLEGSYPPVPGDAQGAFIFIPDLLVDDFDMTMTIEFKSVSDGRRFGAIMIRSAAATGAPRHKFLLRQEATRNDGVGLLFRDSDKRSSWVQRTNLDHDFELDTPYRLRVLAYGDQIKFLVNDTLALNADATTYLQKGSIGFAVHGATVRFSDIRIDEIDEREFDSIR, from the coding sequence ATGCGTAAACTCAGTGCCTACATGGTAGCAGCAGCGGTTTTGGTTTTACTTTCAACGGCTTTGGTTTTCGGTGCTAGTTTGCCCTATGAAATAGATTTTTCCCGGGAAGCGGATGGTACCTTGCCTGTTGGGTGGTATCCATTGACCGGAGACTGGCAGGTTGTGGACGGAACACTGGAAGGTTCCTATCCCCCTGTTCCAGGGGATGCCCAAGGGGCATTCATCTTTATTCCCGATCTACTCGTCGATGACTTTGATATGACGATGACCATTGAGTTTAAATCGGTTAGTGACGGTCGACGGTTTGGCGCAATCATGATTCGTAGTGCGGCGGCAACAGGTGCACCAAGGCACAAGTTCCTTTTACGTCAGGAGGCCACAAGAAACGATGGTGTCGGCCTATTGTTTAGGGATAGTGACAAGAGGTCTTCTTGGGTACAACGCACTAACCTAGATCATGACTTTGAACTTGATACCCCCTATAGGCTGCGTGTTTTGGCATATGGCGATCAAATTAAGTTCTTGGTTAATGATACACTAGCTTTGAACGCAGATGCCACGACCTATCTGCAGAAAGGGTCCATTGGTTTTGCGGTGCACGGAGCTACTGTGCGCTTTAGTGATATTAGGATTGACGAAATCGACGAGAGAGAGTTTGATTCTATAAGGTAA